In the Bernardetia sp. genome, one interval contains:
- the coaBC gene encoding bifunctional phosphopantothenoylcysteine decarboxylase/phosphopantothenate--cysteine ligase CoaBC, producing MATVSTSHNSTNHLKNKKILLGVCGSISAYKSALLVRLLVKQGCEVQVIMTKSATDFITPLTLATLSKKPVLTEFIKNKEGVWNNHVDLGLWADVFVVAPASENTIAKLANGLCDNLLSATYLSARCPVFVAPAMDLDMYQHPSTLRNLEFLKSYGNILIEATHGELASGLVGQGRLEEPENIVSFLNDFFENYKQEKAVTKEIEPPYLPLKGKKITLTAGATREAIDPVRYLTNHSSGKMGYAIATEAQKLGAEVMLISSSNLEVPEGVEITKVGSADEMLLGVENVFQETDIFIFAAAVADYRPLEVATQKIKKKEGVDNMVIELTKNPDIAATIGGKKQSSQFLVGFALETNNELENAESKLKKKNLDMIVLNSLQEKGAGFGHDTNKISIIDAKGKKDFELKSKTEVAKDILETIIEKLDLKKNPVLEEEKKEEVKKPVHKKFEINKEEEF from the coding sequence ATGGCAACTGTTTCCACTTCTCATAACTCTACAAATCATTTAAAAAACAAAAAAATTCTTTTAGGTGTTTGTGGCAGCATTTCAGCTTACAAATCGGCTCTTTTGGTGCGTCTGTTAGTAAAACAAGGCTGTGAAGTTCAAGTAATCATGACAAAATCGGCAACTGATTTTATTACTCCTCTCACACTTGCCACACTTTCCAAAAAACCTGTTTTGACTGAATTTATAAAAAATAAAGAAGGTGTTTGGAACAACCACGTCGATTTAGGACTTTGGGCAGATGTATTTGTTGTTGCACCAGCTTCTGAAAACACAATTGCAAAACTTGCCAACGGACTTTGTGATAATTTGCTTTCTGCGACATATTTATCAGCTCGCTGTCCTGTTTTTGTTGCTCCTGCAATGGATTTGGATATGTATCAGCATCCCTCAACGCTTCGAAATTTGGAATTTCTAAAAAGCTATGGCAACATCTTGATTGAAGCTACTCATGGAGAGCTTGCTAGTGGACTCGTTGGACAGGGAAGATTAGAAGAACCCGAAAATATCGTTAGTTTTTTGAATGACTTCTTTGAAAATTATAAGCAAGAAAAAGCTGTTACAAAAGAGATAGAACCTCCTTATTTGCCCCTCAAAGGTAAAAAAATCACACTTACAGCAGGAGCAACTCGTGAAGCCATTGACCCTGTGCGTTACCTTACCAATCATTCTTCTGGAAAAATGGGCTACGCCATTGCAACAGAAGCACAAAAATTAGGAGCAGAAGTTATGCTTATTTCTAGCTCTAATTTAGAAGTGCCAGAAGGCGTAGAAATTACAAAAGTCGGTTCGGCAGATGAAATGCTTTTGGGCGTAGAAAATGTTTTTCAAGAAACAGATATTTTCATTTTTGCTGCTGCTGTGGCAGATTATCGTCCGTTGGAAGTAGCGACACAGAAAATCAAGAAAAAAGAAGGCGTAGATAACATGGTTATTGAACTGACCAAAAATCCAGATATTGCTGCAACGATTGGAGGAAAAAAACAGAGTAGTCAGTTTTTGGTAGGCTTTGCATTGGAAACTAATAATGAATTAGAAAATGCAGAGTCAAAGCTCAAAAAGAAGAATTTGGATATGATTGTTCTTAATTCTTTGCAAGAAAAAGGTGCAGGCTTCGGACACGATACTAACAAAATCAGCATTATTGATGCAAAAGGTAAAAAAGATTTTGAACTCAAATCAAAAACTGAAGTAGCAAAAGATATTTTGGAAACTATTATTGAAAAGTTAGACCTTAAGAAAAATCCAGTTTTGGAGGAAGAAAAGAAAGAAGAAGTCAAGAAACCAGTTCATAAGAAGTTTGAAATCAATAAGGAAGAGGAGTTTTAG
- a CDS encoding STAS/SEC14 domain-containing protein, translated as MVLYEVENAFLFYDRQYDMISFKWLGAVSDEEYRTAVKIAYEKTVEFEVTRWLTDTREGKVVSVEAQQWMLKEFIPNYIAKSPLRRVAFLVSKDIFRQEYIDKVKQSFDNYQIEVFEDPKKAKKWLTKMYSKKEDIENELRRQANS; from the coding sequence ATGGTTTTGTATGAAGTGGAGAATGCTTTTTTGTTTTATGATAGGCAGTATGATATGATTTCTTTTAAATGGTTAGGAGCTGTAAGTGATGAAGAGTACCGAACAGCTGTAAAAATTGCTTATGAAAAAACAGTAGAATTTGAAGTTACTCGCTGGCTAACTGATACAAGGGAAGGAAAAGTAGTTTCGGTTGAGGCACAACAATGGATGCTAAAAGAGTTTATTCCTAATTATATTGCAAAAAGCCCACTTCGAAGAGTTGCCTTTTTAGTTTCTAAAGATATTTTTAGACAAGAATACATTGATAAAGTCAAACAGTCGTTTGATAACTATCAAATAGAAGTTTTTGAAGACCCTAAAAAAGCAAAAAAATGGCTAACCAAAATGTACAGCAAAAAAGAAGATATAGAAAATGAATTGAGAAGACAAGCCAACTCATAA
- a CDS encoding regulatory protein RecX, which yields MAKKQKPLKRTPLKKKEYNPEDFKNKEYKTKKYKKKEYKIKDYRELKKREPKPFVQLTPKEAFLKLAAFCAYQERCHKEIYEKLAEWKIDEGDHYAIITLLEEENFLSEKRFAESYVRGKFNYKKWGRKKIRYGLVQKDISEKVISDALASEIDKQEYFSVLYELLEKKWSDLLEKEDDAYKRKVKATNYGLQKGYEAGLIREILSDF from the coding sequence ATGGCAAAAAAACAAAAACCACTAAAAAGAACTCCATTAAAGAAAAAAGAATACAACCCAGAAGATTTTAAAAATAAAGAATATAAGACGAAGAAATATAAAAAGAAAGAGTACAAAATAAAAGATTACAGAGAACTCAAAAAGCGAGAACCCAAGCCTTTCGTACAACTCACACCCAAAGAAGCTTTCTTAAAATTAGCTGCCTTTTGTGCCTATCAAGAGCGTTGTCATAAAGAAATCTACGAAAAACTGGCAGAATGGAAAATCGATGAAGGTGACCATTATGCTATCATAACACTTTTAGAAGAAGAAAACTTTTTGAGTGAAAAGCGTTTTGCAGAATCGTATGTGAGAGGGAAATTTAATTATAAAAAGTGGGGACGAAAAAAAATTAGATATGGATTAGTACAAAAAGATATTTCAGAAAAAGTAATTAGTGATGCCCTAGCTTCTGAAATTGATAAGCAAGAATATTTTTCTGTTTTGTATGAGCTTTTAGAAAAAAAATGGTCAGATTTGCTAGAAAAAGAAGACGATGCTTATAAAAGAAAAGTAAAAGCGACGAATTATGGACTACAAAAAGGTTATGAAGCAGGACTCATCAGAGAAATTCTTAGTGATTTTTAA
- a CDS encoding DinB family protein has product MTKQQLIDQICEHHYAFIDYVSTLSDEDFEKSIQDKWTAGQQVEHMIKSVKPITQAFLLPNLLLKVVIGKSNREGRSYDEIVAKYHQKLEEGGKAPNRFVPNKISANQKGSLLKSLKKVTFTLSTQVENFSEEELDTLLLPHPLLGKLTLREMMYFTVYHVQHHHQKTIENLR; this is encoded by the coding sequence ATGACTAAACAACAACTAATCGACCAAATTTGTGAACATCATTATGCTTTTATTGACTATGTCAGTACGCTAAGTGATGAAGATTTTGAAAAATCCATTCAAGACAAATGGACAGCAGGGCAGCAAGTAGAACACATGATAAAATCTGTCAAGCCTATCACGCAAGCATTTCTACTTCCTAATCTTCTGCTTAAAGTCGTAATTGGTAAATCTAATCGTGAAGGACGTTCTTATGATGAAATAGTAGCAAAATACCATCAAAAGCTAGAAGAAGGAGGAAAAGCGCCCAATCGTTTTGTTCCCAATAAAATAAGCGCAAATCAAAAAGGCTCTCTCTTAAAATCCTTGAAGAAAGTAACTTTTACATTAAGCACTCAAGTAGAAAATTTCTCAGAGGAGGAATTAGATACGTTGCTACTGCCTCATCCTTTGCTTGGCAAACTTACGCTACGTGAGATGATGTATTTTACCGTTTATCACGTACAACATCACCATCAAAAAACCATAGAAAATCTCAGATGA
- a CDS encoding TRAP transporter substrate-binding protein, whose translation MSKTNINPSTNRRDFLKKGSLAAAALLAGGFSACSSENKKEEQKSDVPITSDEVFEWQATTTWPPNFPVLGEGVLKMAKEIEILSAGRLKITVFGGGELVPPLEAFEAVSLGGVQMAHGASYYWAGRLPSSSFFTAVPFGMNAQQMSAWLFYGGGLELWRELYEPYNLIPFPCGNTGVQMGGWFNKEINTPEDLKGLKMRIPGLGGKVISAAGGSAVTVAGGELYTSLERGVVDAAEWIGPYHDYNMGFHRVSKYYYYPGWHEPGSVLELIVNKEAFGKLPLDLQEIVKTAALKYNSLILSEFEAKNNFYLQKILKEAPNVQLKQFPKEVLDVLREKTTDILDEIASNDEFTGRVYESFKTFKKQVKKWGEVSEQSIVDFL comes from the coding sequence ATGTCAAAAACTAATATTAACCCATCCACCAATCGCCGAGATTTTCTAAAAAAAGGCTCATTAGCAGCAGCAGCACTTTTAGCTGGAGGCTTTTCAGCGTGTTCTTCTGAAAATAAAAAAGAAGAGCAAAAATCAGATGTTCCCATTACGTCAGATGAAGTTTTTGAGTGGCAAGCCACTACTACTTGGCCTCCAAATTTTCCTGTTTTGGGAGAAGGAGTACTAAAGATGGCAAAAGAAATAGAAATTCTTTCTGCTGGAAGATTAAAAATTACCGTTTTTGGTGGTGGAGAGCTTGTTCCTCCTTTGGAAGCTTTTGAAGCTGTTTCATTGGGAGGTGTCCAGATGGCACATGGAGCGTCCTATTATTGGGCGGGGCGTTTGCCATCATCTTCATTTTTTACGGCTGTTCCCTTCGGAATGAATGCCCAACAGATGAGTGCGTGGCTTTTTTATGGTGGTGGTTTAGAGCTTTGGAGAGAACTTTACGAACCTTACAATTTGATTCCTTTTCCGTGTGGGAATACAGGTGTTCAGATGGGAGGGTGGTTCAATAAAGAAATCAATACGCCAGAAGATTTGAAAGGATTAAAAATGAGAATACCGGGCTTAGGAGGAAAAGTAATTTCTGCTGCTGGTGGTTCGGCTGTTACAGTAGCTGGGGGTGAACTTTATACAAGTTTAGAACGTGGTGTAGTAGATGCAGCCGAATGGATAGGACCTTATCACGACTACAACATGGGTTTTCATCGTGTTTCGAAATATTATTACTATCCAGGGTGGCACGAACCAGGGTCTGTTTTAGAACTTATTGTGAATAAAGAAGCCTTTGGGAAACTACCTTTAGACTTACAGGAAATCGTCAAAACAGCAGCATTAAAATATAATTCCTTGATTTTATCAGAATTTGAAGCTAAAAATAATTTTTATCTACAAAAAATATTGAAAGAAGCTCCAAATGTACAATTAAAGCAATTTCCAAAAGAAGTTTTAGATGTCTTGAGAGAAAAAACAACTGATATTTTAGATGAAATTGCTTCTAACGATGAGTTTACTGGGCGTGTCTATGAGAGCTTTAAGACTTTCAAGAAGCAGGTCAAAAAGTGGGGAGAGGTTTCAGAACAGTCTATTGTTGATTTTTTGTAG
- a CDS encoding IS110 family transposase, with protein sequence MLNYKYFVGVDVSKSTLDIALYQGQHYLSHHQIKNEVSSIETYFANLSSTYSDFTPSQVLLCLENTGRYMNFLLSSLSSQSYCIWIENAYSIKHSLGLRRGKNDKVDAMRIGEYASRFSDKALLYKASSLSVRKLKAMQSVRSQLVESRKRLLTDLKEAQKYDQKELYHIKKKATYRTLKALDKDIESVEKQLEQVIKEDTQLTRIMKILCSIPGIKKVTSIALIIVTEAFTKFESAKQLACYCGVVPFENRSGTSLRKKSSVSKKSDRKMKALLTLCARSITRTKGELNDYYQRKLKEGKEKMVILNAIQNKLILRAFALVRDNRMYENKYQNKVA encoded by the coding sequence ATGCTCAATTACAAATACTTTGTTGGCGTAGATGTAAGTAAATCTACTTTGGACATCGCACTTTATCAAGGTCAGCACTACCTAAGTCATCATCAAATAAAAAACGAGGTCTCCTCTATAGAAACTTATTTTGCTAACCTATCTTCTACTTACTCTGACTTTACTCCTTCTCAAGTCTTACTATGTTTAGAGAATACGGGCAGGTACATGAACTTTCTACTTTCTTCACTAAGTAGTCAGTCCTATTGCATTTGGATAGAAAATGCTTATTCTATTAAACATTCATTAGGTCTACGAAGAGGTAAAAACGATAAAGTAGATGCGATGAGAATAGGAGAGTATGCTTCTCGCTTTTCTGATAAAGCACTTTTATATAAGGCTAGTAGCCTCTCTGTTCGAAAACTAAAGGCAATGCAATCTGTAAGAAGTCAGCTTGTAGAAAGTAGAAAAAGACTACTTACTGACCTCAAAGAAGCACAGAAATATGACCAAAAAGAACTTTATCACATCAAAAAGAAAGCTACTTATCGGACACTCAAAGCATTAGATAAAGATATTGAAAGTGTTGAAAAACAACTAGAACAAGTTATAAAGGAAGATACCCAACTTACTCGTATCATGAAGATACTCTGTTCTATACCAGGTATTAAAAAAGTAACTTCTATTGCTCTAATTATTGTTACAGAAGCATTTACTAAGTTTGAGTCTGCTAAACAATTAGCCTGTTATTGTGGAGTAGTACCCTTTGAAAATCGTTCAGGAACTAGTCTTAGAAAAAAAAGTAGTGTCTCCAAAAAATCTGACAGAAAGATGAAAGCACTATTAACCCTTTGTGCCAGATCCATTACACGAACAAAGGGAGAACTAAACGACTACTATCAAAGAAAACTAAAAGAGGGAAAAGAAAAAATGGTCATTTTAAATGCTATTCAAAACAAACTTATTCTTAGAGCCTTTGCTTTAGTAAGAGATAATAGAATGTATGAAAATAAATATCAAAATAAAGTTGCATAA
- a CDS encoding dimethylarginine dimethylaminohydrolase family protein, whose translation MIDIFVNDETSPLKAVILGAARRIGRTPHFEEAYDPKSKEHIIAGTYPKEADMVAEIKAFSNVLEKYGVKVYRPEIIEDYNQIFARDIGFVIEDKFIQPTILKDRKEEIKGIQYILDEIDSQQLVVVPEGVRIEGGDVMPWKDHIFVGYSEKEDFDKYVVARTNRAGLDFLTKEFPNKKVKGFQLNKSDEVAKDNALHLDCCFQPIGKNEAIIYKGGFKFEEDYNYLKEYFGEENLIHINRDEMYEMNSNVFSISPKVVVLEKNFTRLATVLEKRGFTVEKVPYSEISKMEGLLRCSTLPLERAK comes from the coding sequence ATGATAGATATATTTGTAAATGATGAAACTTCCCCTTTGAAAGCAGTTATCTTAGGAGCTGCTAGGCGCATAGGCAGAACACCACACTTTGAAGAGGCGTATGACCCAAAATCAAAAGAACATATTATTGCTGGTACGTACCCAAAGGAAGCTGATATGGTAGCAGAAATAAAAGCATTTTCAAATGTTTTGGAAAAGTATGGCGTAAAAGTATATCGTCCCGAAATTATTGAAGACTACAATCAAATTTTTGCTAGAGACATTGGTTTCGTGATTGAGGATAAGTTTATACAACCTACCATCCTCAAGGATAGAAAAGAAGAAATAAAGGGAATTCAATATATTTTAGATGAAATTGACTCCCAACAACTTGTTGTAGTACCTGAAGGTGTGAGAATTGAGGGAGGCGATGTAATGCCGTGGAAAGACCATATTTTTGTAGGCTATTCAGAAAAAGAAGATTTTGATAAATATGTGGTGGCAAGAACTAACCGAGCAGGTTTAGACTTTCTTACCAAAGAATTTCCCAACAAAAAAGTGAAAGGATTCCAACTCAATAAATCAGACGAAGTAGCCAAAGACAATGCGTTGCACTTAGATTGTTGCTTTCAGCCTATTGGAAAGAATGAAGCTATTATTTATAAGGGTGGTTTTAAATTTGAGGAAGACTATAATTATCTGAAAGAGTATTTTGGAGAAGAAAATCTAATTCATATCAACAGAGATGAAATGTATGAGATGAACTCCAATGTTTTTTCTATTAGTCCGAAAGTAGTAGTTTTGGAGAAAAATTTTACTCGTTTAGCTACCGTTTTAGAAAAAAGAGGATTTACAGTAGAGAAAGTTCCCTATTCTGAAATTTCAAAAATGGAAGGATTATTAAGGTGTTCGACCTTGCCACTAGAAAGAGCAAAATAA
- the crtD gene encoding 1-hydroxycarotenoid 3,4-desaturase CrtD: MRKAAIIGAGIAGIGTAIHLANKGYKVEVFEANSYAGGKLSEFWKDGFRYDAGPSLFTLPERVEELILKSGKKVEDYFSYEKLDTINKYFWEDGTKLEASADIEEFAKQLEEKIGEPKENVLQFLKNSKEKYDLTADLFLTRSLHKAETFFNKTALKAVSQIWKLELFKTMNEANRSKFEKEKTIQLFNRYATYNGSSPYVAPALLNVIPHLEFNKGAFLPTGGMYDITKSLVKLGQDLGVKYHFNKKVEEILIDKSNNKVTGIKVKDSKSENVNSENLDFDVVVSNMDIVHTYRKLLPNEKAPEFLLQQQKSSSALIFYWGMNAEYKELDLHNIFFTKDYKKEFNALFRGKTLYQDPTIYIFISSKHIKTDAPKDCENWFVMINAPHNDGSQDWDSLIEKAKQDIIKKLERILMRNVEENIISESILDPRKIELRTSSLGGSLYGNSSNNRYAAFLRHANFSKTKGLYFCGGSVHPGGGIPLALSSAKIVGEMIEAV, translated from the coding sequence ATGAGAAAAGCAGCCATTATCGGAGCAGGAATTGCAGGAATAGGAACAGCCATTCATTTAGCCAACAAAGGATATAAAGTAGAAGTTTTTGAAGCCAATAGCTACGCAGGAGGAAAATTATCAGAGTTTTGGAAAGATGGATTTCGTTACGATGCTGGACCTTCTCTTTTTACGCTGCCAGAACGAGTAGAAGAGCTGATTTTGAAGTCTGGAAAAAAAGTAGAAGATTATTTTTCTTATGAAAAACTAGACACTATCAATAAATATTTTTGGGAAGATGGCACAAAACTAGAAGCTAGTGCAGATATAGAAGAGTTTGCAAAGCAGTTAGAAGAAAAAATTGGTGAACCCAAAGAAAACGTATTGCAATTCCTCAAAAACAGTAAAGAAAAATATGATTTGACGGCAGACCTTTTTCTCACTCGCTCGCTTCACAAAGCAGAAACTTTTTTTAATAAAACTGCCCTTAAAGCCGTCTCACAGATTTGGAAATTAGAGCTTTTCAAGACGATGAATGAAGCAAATCGTTCTAAGTTTGAGAAAGAAAAAACCATTCAACTTTTCAATCGTTATGCAACCTACAACGGTTCTTCGCCGTATGTTGCTCCTGCACTTCTCAATGTAATTCCTCATTTAGAGTTTAACAAAGGTGCATTTTTGCCCACTGGTGGAATGTATGATATTACAAAAAGTCTTGTGAAGCTAGGGCAAGATTTGGGAGTGAAATATCATTTCAATAAAAAAGTAGAGGAAATTCTGATTGATAAATCAAATAATAAAGTAACAGGTATAAAAGTAAAAGATTCTAAATCCGAAAATGTAAATTCTGAAAACTTAGATTTTGATGTAGTGGTTTCGAATATGGATATTGTTCATACTTACAGGAAGTTATTACCAAACGAAAAAGCACCAGAGTTTCTATTACAACAGCAAAAATCTTCTTCTGCCCTTATTTTTTACTGGGGAATGAATGCCGAGTATAAAGAACTAGATTTACACAATATTTTCTTTACTAAAGATTACAAAAAAGAGTTTAATGCCCTTTTTCGTGGTAAAACACTCTATCAAGACCCAACTATTTACATTTTTATTTCCTCTAAGCATATCAAAACAGATGCTCCAAAAGACTGTGAAAACTGGTTTGTTATGATAAATGCACCCCACAATGACGGCTCGCAAGACTGGGATAGTTTGATAGAAAAAGCAAAGCAAGATATTATCAAAAAGCTAGAGCGCATTTTGATGCGAAATGTTGAAGAAAATATCATTTCAGAATCTATATTAGACCCACGAAAAATCGAACTCAGAACATCGTCTTTGGGAGGTTCATTGTATGGAAATAGTAGTAATAATCGTTATGCTGCTTTTCTTCGCCATGCTAATTTTTCCAAAACAAAAGGACTTTATTTTTGTGGTGGAAGTGTACACCCAGGTGGAGGAATTCCTCTTGCTTTATCTTCTGCCAAAATCGTAGGAGAGATGATTGAAGCAGTCTAA
- a CDS encoding EF-hand domain-containing protein, with product MLTTFQKKKLTHLFHFFDRDGNGFIEPKELDQIVDNLAISEDEAEQAHQKRLQQMFHRFWRQLIDAADENGDGKISLEEFVEVHEVLIADSASYQRYVYPFIESLFHLIDLDKDKCWDKKEFTHFYRLCKQSENYAEEAFSKMDANKDGFLSHLEVIFCFREFYLSNDKNAVGNNFFGKMGN from the coding sequence ATGCTAACTACCTTCCAAAAAAAGAAACTTACTCATCTTTTTCATTTTTTTGATAGAGATGGAAATGGATTTATCGAACCCAAAGAATTAGACCAAATTGTAGATAACTTGGCTATTTCAGAAGATGAAGCCGAACAGGCACATCAAAAGCGTTTGCAACAAATGTTTCATCGTTTTTGGAGACAACTCATTGATGCAGCCGATGAAAATGGAGATGGAAAAATTAGCTTAGAAGAGTTTGTAGAGGTTCATGAAGTTTTGATAGCCGATTCGGCTTCTTATCAGCGTTATGTGTACCCTTTTATCGAAAGTTTGTTTCATCTGATAGATTTGGATAAAGATAAGTGTTGGGACAAAAAAGAGTTTACACATTTCTATAGGCTCTGTAAGCAAAGTGAAAATTATGCTGAAGAAGCATTCTCAAAAATGGATGCTAACAAAGATGGTTTTCTCTCACATCTAGAGGTAATTTTTTGTTTTAGAGAGTTTTATCTTTCTAATGATAAAAATGCAGTAGGAAATAATTTTTTTGGGAAAATGGGTAATTAA
- a CDS encoding MBOAT family O-acyltransferase, with translation MVFNSWEFALFFPFVIFLFFAFPFRYRWIILLVASYVFYMAWRVEYILLLIFSTCIDYWASNQMSKKSTKNERKPYLYVSILSNLGLLFSFKYLDFFASSFNYVFPSTLQIPLMHLVLPMGISFYTFQTLSYSIDVYNGEIKAEKHLGIFAVFVSFFPQLVAGPIERASNLLPQFREKHFFDEKRIKLGLQLMAWGFFKKLVIADRVAIVVNQVYNSPSDFSGLSIWIASILFAFQIYCDFSGYSDIAIGAAQVMGYNLMKNFDRPYFSKSISEFWKRWHISLSSWFKDYVYIPLGGNRTVKWRWYYNLFITFLISGVWHGANWTFVIWGALHGFYLIAALQIQPISNWIYSKFSISKESLFYKFFHISITFFLVLVAWVFFRANNVSDAFLILEKSVEGNFLAQIKDLFLPFKETFIRFSTAYLKSDLTLQNQNLGIKFYEFLITLFGLFIMETVHFLQRNHSLREEISKLHWILRWGLYYAFIASIIFLGSFGEASTFIYFQF, from the coding sequence ATGGTCTTCAACTCGTGGGAGTTTGCACTCTTTTTTCCCTTTGTCATTTTTTTATTCTTTGCTTTTCCTTTTCGTTATAGATGGATAATCTTGCTAGTAGCGAGTTATGTATTTTACATGGCGTGGAGAGTAGAATATATTTTACTACTTATTTTTTCTACTTGTATTGACTATTGGGCAAGCAACCAAATGAGTAAAAAAAGTACTAAAAATGAACGAAAGCCATATCTCTATGTCAGTATTTTATCTAACCTAGGGCTTTTGTTTAGTTTCAAATACCTTGATTTTTTTGCTTCTAGCTTTAATTATGTTTTTCCTTCTACTTTACAGATTCCATTGATGCATCTTGTGTTGCCTATGGGAATTTCATTTTATACTTTTCAAACGCTTAGTTATTCTATTGATGTATATAATGGAGAAATAAAAGCTGAAAAACACCTTGGTATTTTTGCTGTCTTTGTCTCTTTTTTTCCACAACTCGTAGCAGGTCCGATTGAAAGAGCTTCCAATTTACTTCCCCAATTTAGAGAAAAGCATTTTTTTGATGAAAAACGAATTAAGTTGGGTTTACAACTTATGGCGTGGGGGTTTTTCAAAAAATTGGTTATTGCTGATAGAGTAGCTATTGTAGTTAATCAAGTTTATAACAGTCCTTCTGACTTTTCAGGTCTTAGTATTTGGATAGCTTCTATTTTATTTGCTTTTCAAATTTATTGCGATTTTTCTGGATACTCTGATATTGCTATTGGTGCTGCACAAGTAATGGGCTATAATTTAATGAAAAACTTTGACCGTCCTTATTTTTCAAAATCCATTTCAGAGTTTTGGAAGAGATGGCATATTTCACTCTCTAGCTGGTTTAAAGATTATGTTTATATACCATTAGGAGGTAATCGTACAGTAAAATGGCGTTGGTACTACAATTTGTTTATTACCTTTCTTATTAGTGGGGTATGGCACGGAGCAAACTGGACTTTTGTCATTTGGGGAGCTTTGCATGGCTTTTATCTCATTGCAGCCCTACAGATTCAACCTATTAGTAATTGGATTTATTCTAAGTTTTCTATCTCCAAAGAAAGTCTTTTTTATAAATTTTTCCATATCAGCATTACATTTTTTTTAGTCTTGGTGGCTTGGGTATTTTTTAGAGCTAATAATGTTTCTGATGCTTTTCTGATTTTGGAAAAAAGTGTGGAAGGTAATTTTTTAGCTCAAATCAAAGACCTTTTCTTGCCTTTCAAAGAAACTTTTATCAGATTTTCTACGGCTTATCTGAAAAGCGACCTTACCTTACAAAACCAAAATTTAGGAATCAAATTTTATGAGTTTTTGATAACTCTTTTTGGGCTTTTTATTATGGAAACAGTGCACTTTCTACAGAGAAACCATTCTCTAAGAGAAGAAATTTCAAAACTACATTGGATTCTACGATGGGGACTATATTATGCTTTTATAGCTTCTATTATCTTCTTGGGCAGTTTTGGAGAGGCTTCTACATTTATCTACTTTCAATTCTAA
- the ctlX gene encoding citrulline utilization hydrolase CtlX produces MTNQQSTSTLMMIRPVKFMFNEQTAVNNYYQKAIAGLSESEIQSKAITEFDQFVEKLRTKKINVIVIEDTLTPSTPDSIFPNNWVSFHSDGKVGLYPMFAENRRLERRPDILEKLQSQEGLKIKNVIDFSDYEAEGLFLEGTGSMILDRPNKLVYAAISVRTDEKVLEDFCEKFGYTAIKFTANQTVDGKRLPIYHTNVMMCVADEFAILCADSIDDLEERKNVIESLEKTGKKIIEISEEQKHHFAGNMLQVNGTDGKSYLVMSAAAHQSLNESQVERIEKYCEILSSSLDTIEALGGGSARCMMAEVFLPKA; encoded by the coding sequence ATGACAAACCAACAAAGCACTTCTACACTAATGATGATTCGTCCTGTCAAATTTATGTTTAATGAACAAACAGCCGTAAATAATTATTACCAAAAAGCTATAGCTGGACTAAGCGAATCCGAAATACAATCAAAAGCCATTACAGAGTTTGACCAATTTGTAGAAAAACTAAGAACTAAAAAAATCAATGTCATTGTAATAGAAGACACACTCACTCCAAGCACGCCAGACTCTATCTTTCCAAACAACTGGGTTTCTTTTCATTCAGATGGAAAAGTTGGTTTATATCCTATGTTTGCAGAAAATAGAAGACTGGAAAGACGACCAGATATTTTAGAAAAATTACAAAGCCAAGAAGGTTTGAAAATAAAAAATGTGATAGATTTTTCAGACTATGAAGCTGAAGGACTTTTTTTGGAAGGCACAGGTAGTATGATTTTGGACAGACCAAACAAGCTCGTTTATGCAGCTATTTCAGTGCGAACAGATGAAAAAGTTTTAGAAGATTTCTGTGAAAAATTTGGCTATACTGCCATTAAATTTACAGCGAATCAAACCGTAGATGGTAAAAGGTTGCCTATTTATCACACCAATGTAATGATGTGTGTTGCAGATGAGTTTGCCATTTTATGTGCTGATTCTATTGATGATTTGGAAGAAAGAAAAAATGTCATTGAAAGTTTAGAAAAAACAGGCAAAAAAATCATCGAAATTAGCGAAGAGCAAAAGCATCATTTTGCAGGAAATATGTTGCAGGTAAATGGAACAGATGGCAAATCTTATCTTGTGATGTCAGCAGCTGCTCATCAGTCGTTAAATGAAAGTCAAGTAGAAAGAATTGAGAAATATTGCGAAATTTTGAGCAGTTCTTTAGATACTATCGAAGCCCTCGGAGGGGGAAGTGCAAGGTGTATGATGGCAGAAGTATTTTTGCCTAAAGCGTAG